One Brassica napus cultivar Da-Ae chromosome C4, Da-Ae, whole genome shotgun sequence genomic region harbors:
- the LOC125586087 gene encoding uncharacterized protein LOC125586087: MARLQGALKPSTSVRSLQQSSLAGASSADAVIAASVAPTTEVSPSTPEVSVDLSLGHLPLPLAPVLEFGNSSPLTPCELDVTPTVSEEVTPDATIEVSLPIQEVVSRDIPHGALQKAATLGEYSGTKSYASLVKDFATLEELGTPSEHVSGVPFVLIPDENIESAKEEFRDYIFARFHGDWPSMGRIIGVVNAVWAKTGPRIFVHMEAPITSAVVPVELRGVPYLLFNKESLSRLATAVGKPVSLAPETERKENFQVAKLFVRVDLTRELPSKMISGFSNGKENEITISYPWLPLKCNACGKYGHLNTKCRALPRSNKEGRRRSPSPTNEEDKGRKQSRQGRRRRGGKAGTHNKERSVDGDAKKGVTSSQGLEDGEIPPEEHTEDTTVTTPVRENGIPESSDKTVPPDISIQKFPPAHDLITSSYESGPSSGVPSAEADGSDEHEAPFLLERNSQRINNALPIGWSFFGNYDHHLSGRIIVVWDPSVRVFIYKSSAQVVTCGIYLMAENVNFTVSFVYGFNTVLERKNLWEEMVYIHDSTPVVNSPWSVLGDFNQIFRLSQHSDYPLSVIDPSGIDDMVAALQDSELFECQAKGLPFTWWNNSGSNPVSKRIDHALINHSWAASFPDSYADFLQPDQSDHAPCLLRVPSISRRIRKPFKFYHHLTGHPDYSSVVSDAWSNAEVQGSEQFKLVRRMKLLKTDLRNLNKTHFSGITGRVKQQSVRVANLQQSLLTCPDPATASEEHRQRDILNTLLNAEQKFFRQRSRVRWADVGDRNTPFFHKTVAQRNNSNHIHYLIDESGQFLGSIDDIKAHSVSYFQDILGHTELPVSPVPLNALEDLLSFRCSDLQKAYLKRDVLETEIKGTIFSMPLNKSPGPDGYSFEFLKASWDTVGGDVIAAVSEFFRNGRLLKDLNTTAIVLIPKTTTACSLRDYRPISCCNIVYKIITKIIANRLKPILKSSISRAQSAFLKGRSLGENVLLAAELIRKFSVAINGEFAGFFPGKKGLRQGDAISPYLFIMVMEVLSKLLERAAAAGHFRLHPRCSEPIVTHLLFADDLLVFTDGSRHSISGVKNVMAGFKDWTGLDINAEKSEIFFGGYLDIEAAVISDISGFKRGKFPTRYLGLPLCPKKISFATLQPFLERITAKLNNWTVKCLSYAGRITMISSVIYGMVNFWSSVFTLPKRFYAKVDSFCASFLWKNKTTSASGARVSWDDICKPKNEGGLGIRKLEDFQSVFQLKRVWNFFSEASSLWVAWLQHNVFAGSSFWTAETSTTFSSTVNQMLKLKPKLNALMRCNLGDGKSVSFWFDWWTDLGPLISVCGRRGTRDLRIPIDATVSAAAPNGHWSLPPARSDEAETLQVVLSTMQPPSSLRGKDCFLWRSGAHSFLPKFSSKATWNFVRQPSPLVSWYKLIWFKEEIPRCSFVSWMSVLSRLPTRDRLISWGMQVPPVCPLCSLDHESHAHMFFSCCFSTAVWSHFTGWLLPTTPDSLASLETTIALPHIASCSGAVSVIKLLMQVIVYSLWRERNVRIFKNVSSTATAIAKYVDRSMRDRLLSLAPPADGHDTLLLLYLSIRRLFPP, encoded by the exons ATGGCCCGTCTCCAAGGAGCGTTGAAACCCTCCACTTCGGTCCGGTCGTTACAACAGTCGTCTCTCGCCGGCGCTTCAAGCGCTGATGCTGTAATTGCTGCTTCGGTGGCACCCACGACTGAGGTTTCGCCGTCGACCCCTGAGGTCTCTGTAGATCTGAGTTTGGGTCACCTACCACTACCGCTAGCTCCTGTTCTTGAGTTTGGCAATTCATCACCTCTCACGCCATGTGAGCTTGACGTTACCCCTACAGTATCGGAGGAGGTAACTCCTGACGCTACAATAGAGGTTTCCCTTCCAATCCAGGAAGTGGTTAGTAGAGACATCCCTCATGGAGCCCTGCAGAAGGCTGCTACCCTAGGGGAGTACTCTGGAACTAAGAGCTACGCCAGTTTAGTCAAGGACTTTGCGACTTTGGAAGAGCTAGGAACACCCTCTGAACACGTATCGGGAGTACCTTTCGTTCTTATCCCGGATGAAAATATAGAATCAGCTAAGGAGGAGTTTCGTGATTACATCTTCGCTAGATTCCACGGGGACTGGCCTTCCATGGGTCGTATAATCGGTGTTGTTAATGCCGTATGGGCTAAGACAGGGCCGCGAATCTTTGTCCACATG GAAGCTCCGATTACAAGTGCGGTGGTTCCAGTAGAGCTAAGGGGAGTCCCTTACTTGCTGTTCAACAAGGAGAGTTTGAGTCGGCTGGCCACAGCAGTAGGCAAACCTGTGTCTTTGGCTCCGGAAACAGAGCGGAAGGAAAACTTTCAGGTTGCAAAGTTATTTGTGCGTGTGGATCTCACACGGGAGCTCCCCTCAAAGATGATCTCTGGGTTTTCAAATGGGAAAGAAAATGAGATAACTATTTCTTACCCTTGGCTCCCACTAAAGTGTAATGCTTGTGGTAAATATGGTCATCTCAACACCAAGTGTCGTGCCCTGCCTCGTAGTAACAAGGAAGGCAGAAGACGTTCTCCTAGTCCAACGAATGAGGAGGATAAGGGGAGGAAACAGTCTAGGCAAGGACGTCGTAGGAGAGGAGGTAAAGCTGGTACTCACAACAAGGAGCGATCGGTAGATGGTGATGCGAAGAAGGGTGTCACATCCTCTCAGGGTTTGGAAGATGGTGAAATACCTCCTGAGGAGCATACAGAGGACACCACTGTAACAACTCCGGTTAGGGAGAATGGCATTCCTGAATCATCTGATAAGACTGTCCCACCGGATATCTCTATTCAGAAATTCCCACCTGCGCACGACTTGATTACTTCTTCGTATGAGTCAGGTCCATCCTCGGGGGTCCCTAGTGCTGAGGCAGACGGCTCAGATGAGCATGAAGCCCCGTTTTTGCTG GAAAGAAATTCACAACGGATTAATAATGCTCTCCCTATAGGATGGAGCTTTTTCGGCAACTATGATCATCATCTCTCGGGTCGAATAATTGTTGTTTGGGACCCGTCTGTTCGAGTCTTCATCTACAAGTCTTCTGCTCAGGTTGTTACTTGTGGGATTTATCTTATGGCGGAAAATGTGAACTTCACGGTCTcttttgtttatgggttcaacaCTGTACTCGAGCGTAAAAACTTATGGGAAGAGATGGTCTACATACATGATTCCACTCCGGTTGTTAACTCTCCTTGGTCGGTGCTGGGAGACTTCAACCAAATCTTTCGTCTAAGCCAGCACTCTGATTACCCTCTCTCAGTTATTGATCCATCAGGTATTGATGATATGGTTGCAGCTTTGCAGGACTCTGAGCTCTTCGAATGTCAAGCGAAAGGCCTCCCTTTCACTTGGTGGAATAACAGTGGCTCCAACCCTGTCTCCAAAAGAATTGACCATGCTCTTATCAACCACTCGTGGGCCGCTTCATTTCCGGATTCATACGCAGACTTTCTTCAGCCAGATCAGTCTGATCATGCGCCTTGCCTTCTCAGGGTTCCCTCAATCAGTAGACGTATCCGCAAGCCTTTCAAATTTTATCACCATCTTACTGGCCATCCTGACTACTCTTCTGTTGTCTCAGACGCGTGGTCAAATGCTGAAGTTCAAGGATCTGAGCAGTTTAAATTGGTCCGACGAATGAAGCTTCTTAAGACAGATCTGAGGAACTTAAATAAAACGCACTTTAGTGGCATCACAGGAAGGGTAAAGCAGCAGTCTGTGAGGGTAGCGAACCTGCAGCAAAGTCTTCTCACCTGCCCGGACCCAGCTACTGCCTCTGAGGAGCACCGTCAGCGTGATATCCTTAACACCTTACTCAATGCTGAGCAAAAGTTCTTCAGGCAGAGGTCGCGTGTTCGCTGGGCTGATGTGGGAGACAGGAATACACCTTTCTTTCATAAAACGGTAGCACAAAGGAATAATAGCAACCACATCCATTATCTGATAGATGAGTCTGGCCAGTTCCTGGGGTCCATCGATGATATAAAGGCGCACTCAGTCTCTTATTTCCAGGATATCCTTGGCCACACAGAGCTTCCTGTCTCACCAGTTCCTCTAAATGCTTTGGAAGATTTGCTCTCCTTCAGATGCTCGGACCTACAGAAAGCTTACCTGAAGAGAGATGTCCTGGAAACTGAGATCAAAGGTACTATCTTCTCCATGCCCCTAAACAAAAGCCCAGGTCCCGATGGCTATTCTTTTGAGTTCCTTAAAGCATCGTGGGATACTGTTGGAGGGGATGTGATTGCTGCGGTTTCTGAGTTTTTTCGTAATGGCCGATTGCTGAAAGACCTAAACACCACAGCTATTGTTCTCATTCCTAAGACCACTACTGCTTGTAGCCTTCGGGACTACCGGCCGATAAGCTGCTGCAACATTGTGTATAAGATCATCACCAAGATAATCGCCAACAGGCTCAAGCCGATTCTCAAGAGTTCGATAAGTCGTGCTCAGTCGGCTTTTCTTAAAGGGCGCAGCTTGGGTGAAAACGTCCTTCTTGCAGCTGAGCTGATCCGCAA GTTCTCTGTGGCCATTAATGGTGAGTTTGCAGGTTTCTTCCCGGGGAAAAAGGGGCTGCGTCAAGGTGATGCAATCTCGCCGTACCTCTTCATTATGGTGATGGAAGTACTGTCAAAACTGCTTGAACGAGCTGCTGCTGCTGGACATTTTCGCCTCCATCCTCGGTGTTCTGAGCCTATAGTCACGCATCTGCTTTTTGCTGATGATCTTCTTGTGTTCACTGATGGGTCAAGGCACTCTATCTCCGGTGTTAAGAACGTGATGGCAGGGTTTAAAGACTGGACAGGTCTGGATATAAATGctgaaaaatctgaaattttcttTGGTGGGTATCTAGATATTGAGGCTGCTGTCATCAGTGACATCTCAGGTTTCAAGCGTGGTAAATTCCCAACTCGGTATCTAGGCCTACCGCTATGCCCTAAGAAGATCAGTTTTGCGACGCTGCAGCCTTTTCTTGAGCGAATAACTGCCAAGCTAAACAATTGGACAGTTAAATGCCTCTCCTATGCCGGCAGGATCACTATGATCTCATCCGTCATTTATGGAATGGTAAATTTTTGGAGCTCGGTCTTCACACTGCCAAAGAGGTTCTATGCTAAGGTTGACTCCTTCTGTGCGTCCTTCCTCTGGAAAAATAAGACTACATCGGCTTCGGGGGCTCGAGTTAGCTGGGACGATATATGTAAACCGAAGAATGAGGGCGGATTAGGAATCAGGAAGTTGGAAGATTTCCAATCAGTCTTCCAGCTGAAGAGGGTTTGGAATTTTTTCTCTGAGGCAAGCTCTTTATGGGTTGCTTGGCTCCAGCATAATGTCTTCGCGGGGTCATCTTTTTGGACTGCTGAAACTTCTACTACTTTCTCATCTACGGTCAACCAAATGCTGAAGCTGAAGCCGAAGCTAAATGCCTTAATGAGATGCAATTTAGGGGATGGGAAGTCTGTTAGCTTCTGGTTTGACTGGTGGACTGATCTTGGTCCCCTAATCTCTGTGTGTGGCAGGAGAGGTACTAGGGACCTTCGTATTCCCATTGACGCTACTGTTAGTGCTGCTGCACCTAATGGACACTGGTCTCTTCCACCGGCGAGATCCGATGAAGCTGAAACCTTGCAGGTGGTTCTCTCAACGATGCAGCCACCATCATCTTTGCGCGGAAAGGATTGTTTCCTTTGGCGGAGTGGTGCTCACTCTTTTCTGCCCAAGTTCTCTTCTAAAGCTACTTGGAACTTTGTAAGACAACCCTCCCCTCTGGTATCGTGGTATAAACTTATCTGGTTCAAAGAAGAGATTCCCCGCTGTTCTTTTGTCTCTTGGATGTCAGTTTTATCAAGGCTGCCTACTAGAGATAGGCTCATCTCATGGGGAATGCAGGTTCCTCCGGTGTGTCCCCTATGTTCTCTGGACCATGAATCGCACGCTCATATGTTCTTCTCCTGCTGCTTCTCAACTGCAGTTTGGTCTCACTTCACGGGCTGGTTGCTCCCTACCACTCCGGATTCACTCGCCTCTTTGGAAACCACCATTGCTCTGCCACATATTGCTTCCTGCTCGGGTGCTGTGTCTGTTATTAAACTTTTGATGCAGGTCATCGTCTACAGCCTGTGGAGAGAGAGGAACGTCCGTATCTTTAAGAATGTTTCCTCTACCGCAACGGCGATCGCCAAGTATGTTGATCGTTCTATGAGGGATCGTCTCTTGTCCTTAGCCCCTCCAGCTGATGGCCACGACACGCTCCTCCTGCTCTACCTTTCCATCAGACGTCTCTTTCCACCTTAG
- the LOC106429431 gene encoding E3 ubiquitin-protein ligase RING1-like, with the protein MSLSVPIRRTDGAPNGAFRTFGLYWCYHCHRTVRIASSNPSEIACPRCLRQFVVEIEMRRPRVTFTHAAPPFDASPETRLLEALSLMFDPPTIGRFGEDPFLRARSRNVEHEPTTPLPHHRRRHSLDNGNNGSLPPPRRTYVILRPTDPIPPRRMNPHDFFTGGSGLEQLIEQLTQDDRPGPPPASEPTIDALPTVTITSKHLTNDMSQCTVCMEDFVAGGEATELPCKHIYHKNCITPWLRLHNSCPICRRDLPPVNTTVTDSQERGDPIREDVPERRRPRWMQFWNMGLSRARYQRVSPEPEEAGQRNTRVPLQWPHCNIL; encoded by the exons ATGTCATTGAGTGTGCCAATAAGACGGACCGATGGTGCACCCAATGGCGCATTCAGGACTTTTGGCCTCTACTGGTGCTACCACTGTCATCGTACGGTCAGGATTGCATCATCAAACCCATCAGAGATCGCGTGCCCTCGATGCTTAAGGCAATTTGTTGTGGAAATCGAGATGAGACGGCCTCGGGTGACTTTCACTCACGCCGCTCCACCGTTTGATGCTTCTCCTGAGACACGCCTTCTCGAAGCTCTGTCCCTCATGTTTGATCCTCCAACAATAGGTAGATTCGGTGAAGACCCATTTCTCAGGGCAAGGTCCAGAAACGTGGAACACGAGCCAACAACACCCCTACCGCACCATCGACGACGCCACAGCCTTGACAATGGTAACAATGGCAGTTTACCTCCACCAAGAAGAACATATGTAATACTACGGCCCACTGATCCAATACCTCCCAGGCGTATGAACCCACATGACTTCTTTACTGGAGGATCAGGTTTAGAACAGCTGATCGAACAGCTAACACAAGACGATAGGCCTGGACCACCACCTGCATCAGAACCCACCATTGACGCGCTACCGACCGTAACGATTACATCGAAACATCTAACCAACGACATGTCGCAATGCACGGTGTGCATGGAGGACTTCGTTGCTGGAGGGGAAGCTACCGAACTACCATGTAAACATATTTACCATAAAAACTGTATAACTCCATGGCTAAGGCTTCACAATTCATGCCCAATTTGCCGCCGTGATCTGCCTCCGGTCAACACCACCGTTACGGATTCTCAGGAAAGGGGTGATCCTATTAGAGAAGACGTTCCCGAGAGGAGGCGCCCTAGGTGGATGCAGTTCTGGAACATGGGGCTTTCTAGAGCAAGGTATCAGAGGGTTAGTCCAGAACCAGAAGAAGCAGGACAGAGGAATACTCGAG TTCCGTTGCAGTGGCCTCACTGTAATATCCTTTAG
- the BNAC04G30840D gene encoding uncharacterized protein BNAC04G30840D, translating into MSDPYERAKGGRLAFKGGDLATIKKKKKQSKKKKKDKEKLDDGADVEKMDAPATSSAADGKDDIYSIDAAKKRKYDELFPVEAKKFGYVPKSNFDSVAEALDDRVKKKADRYCK; encoded by the coding sequence ATGTCGGATCCTTACGAGAGGGCGAAGGGTGGAAGGTTAGCGTTTAAAGGAGGCGATCTAGCCACcatcaaaaagaagaagaagcaatcgaagaagaagaagaaggacaaGGAAAAGCTCGACGACGGCGCCGATGTTGAGAAGATGGACGCTCCAGCCACTTCCTCTGCTGCAGATGGCAAAGACGATATCTACTCTATCGACGCCGCGAAGAAGAGGAAGTACGACGAGCTTTTCCCCGTGGAGGCAAAGAAGTTCGGTTACGTTCCCAAATCGAACTTCGATTCGGTGGCGGAGGCTCTCGACGATCGAGTCAAGAAGAAGGCCGACCGCTACTGTAAATAG
- the LOC106365777 gene encoding ribulose bisphosphate carboxylase small subunit, chloroplastic 1-like codes for MAYSMLSSAAVVTSPAQATMVAPFTGLKSSSAFPVTRKANNDITSIVSNGGRVSCMQVWPPIGKKKFETLSYLPDLTEVELGKEVDYLLRNKWIPCVEFELEHGFVYREHGSTPGYYDGRYWTMWKLPLFGCTDSAQVLKEVQECKTEYPNAFIRIIGFDNNRQVQCISFIAYKPPSFTGA; via the exons ATGGCTTACTCTATGCTCTCCTCCGCCGCTGTTGTTACCTCCCCGGCTCAAGCCACCATGGTCGCTCCATTCACCGGCTTGAAGTCTTCCTCTGCATTCCCAGTCACCCGCAAGGCCAACAACGACATTACCTCCATCGTTAGCAACGGAGGAAGAGTTAGCTGCATGCAG GTGTGGCCACCaattggaaagaagaagtttgaGACCCTCTCTTACCTTCCTGACCTTACCGAAGTTGAATTGGGTAAGGAAGTTGACTACCTTCTCCGCAACAAGTGGATTCCTTGTGTTGAATTCGAGTTGGAG CACGGATTTGTGTACCGTGAGCACGGAAGCACCCCCGGATACTACGATGGCCGTTACTGGACAATGTGGAAGCTTCCCTTGTTCGGATGCACTGACTCTGCTCAAGTGTTGAAGGAAGTTCAAGAATGCAAAACTGAGTACCCTAATGCCTTCATCAGGATCATTGGATTCGACAACAACCGTCAAGTCCAGTGCATCAGTTTCATCGCTTACAAGCCACCAAGCTTCACCGGTGCTTAA